A region of the Leptospiraceae bacterium genome:
AAGCTGGATATTCAATTCTTTCAATTGAAACTTCCAAATTATTTATTTCAAATTTGGAAAATACCACACCAGACTTAATTCTATATGATTTAGATAATTGTGAGAATGATTTAGGTATTTTTAAAGACTATCGTTTTTCTATAAAAAAAAATATTCCTATCGTATTTATATTTTCTAACGATAATGCAAAAAAATTCATTCGAGAAATTCAATCTGAATGGATAGACATACTGGAAAAACCAATTAATTTTAATGAACTACTTTCACGTATTCGAATTCAGTTAGAGTTAAAATTACTTCGGGGCCGTCTGAGTTCCATCGATATAAATTTTGAAACGACTTCTAATGAAAAAAGAATTGAATTAGAAAAAGTTAACTCACTATTACGCGCAAGTGACGAACGTTGGCAATTTGCTTTAGAGGGAAGTGGAGATGGGGTTTGGGACTGGAACCTCGCAACGAATGAAGTTTATTTTTCTAAACGCTGGAAAGAAATGCTTGGTTATACAGACAAGGATATGTGGGATACATACGAAGAATGGACAAAACATATTCATCCAGAAGATGTGGGCTGGGTCACCGATTCGATACAGTTACATTTATATGGTGATACTCCAGGTTATAAATCTGAACATAGAGTGATTTGCAAAGATGGCTCTTATATTTGGGTACTTTCTCAAGGTAAAGTTATTACGAATGATGAAGGAAAACCGTCTAGAATGGTAGGCACACATACCGACATTAGCCAAAGAAAAGAAAATGAAAAAAATTTACAGAAAGCAAAAAACGAAGCAGAAGTCGCTAATCGACTTAAAAGCGAATTCCTAGCAAATATGAGTCATGAAATTAGAACTCCAATTAATGCTATTCTTGGATTTTCAGAAATACTGAAAGATAAATTAGCGGATAATGCAGATATACTTGAATATCTACTTGGAATTCAAAAAAGTGGAAAAAATCTGATCAACTTAATCAATGATATCCTTGACATTGCAAAAATTGAAGCAGGGCGTTTAGAATTCACCTACTCTCCAGTTAATATGCTAAACGTTATTGGCGATATCAAACAAATTTTTTCTATTCAAACTGCTCGCAAAAATTTAAAACTTATTGTAAACCTAGATTCTAATTTACCGGAAACTATACTTCTAGATGACCTCAGACTTCGGCAAATATTATTTAACCTCATTGGTAATTCACTTAAATTTACCGAAAAAGGAGGTGTTACAATAAATGTTCATTGTAGTAAAAATGTATCAGATTCCAAATACATCAATCTATATTTGGAAGTTTCTGATACAGGAATAGGGATTCCTGAGAAAGAAATTATTACTGTTTTTGAACCTTTCAAACAGACTCATGGACAAAATGCATCAATCTATGGTGGAACTGGTTTGGGGTTATCCATTGTTAAACGACTAGTCGAAATGATGAATGGCTCAATCTCTTTAGAAAGCCAAGTGGGAAAAGGAACCAAATTCACTATAAGTCTTCCAAATATAGAATTAGCAAACAACTCTATATCCCAAAAAAATGATGCCTTATTTATAAGTCGCAACACTAAATTTAAAAAGTCCAAAGTTTTACTTGTAGAAGATATTGAATCAAATCGAAAAGTAATTGAAGGATATTTACAGGATTCTAACTTACAAATATTTGAAGCGTATAATGGTCGTATTGCGTTGGAAATGTTAAACGAACAGAATTTTGATTTGATTTTAATGGATATACAAATGCCTGAACTCGATGGAGCAAGTGCATCAATTCAAATAAAACAAAATGAAAAACATAAAGAAATTCCAATTATTGTAATCACTGCTTATGCAAGTAAAAATGATGCAATAGAGTTTCAAACATTCGCAGAAGGTTATTTGAGTAAACCAATGACTAAAACTACCCTAATCAAAGAAATTGCAAAATTTATTCCGTTAGAAGAATACAATGAAAATGATACTAAAAAAGATATTCCTGAAGACTTTTTTGCCTTAGCCCAAAATCTAATTGCAGAAAATAAAATACCGATAGAGTTTATTGATAAATTTATTCTATGGTATAAAAATAGTGAAATTGCGAGAAAATCATTGAATACAAATAAACTCAAAATTTGTTTTCTTGAATTAAAATCTTTAAGTACAGAATACGATTTAGAAATATTTAATGAATTTTCTGATCTTCAAATCAAATTAATAAATACATTTGCAATCAGCGAAATATCAATACAGCTGAGTAAGTTGGATGAAGTTTATGCTCAATTATAAAACAGAAAATATAAGTTCCCATATTCTAATTGTTGACGATATAGGTGAAAACTTACAAGTCCTTGGCAATATATTAAGCAAAGAAGGTTACGATACTAGTTTTGCATTGGACGGCAAACAAGCACTTTCCGCAATTGATAAATTTTTACCCGATTTAATATTACTGGATATTTCTATGCCTATTATGGACGGGTTCGAAGTTTGCAAAATTCTAAAACAAGAAGAGCGAACAAAAAATATACCGATTATATTTTTAACTGCAAAAACAGAAATAGATAACGTAATTCACGGATTTAGTCTCGGTGCAGATGATTATGTAATGAAACCATTTAATTCATTGGAACTGCTAGCGAGAGTTCGTTCGCATGTCGATTTAAAAAAATCGAAGGATTTAATTCTTGAACAAAACAATCAATTAAATGATGTAGTTTCTCAACTTTCTCTAAAAAACGAAGAGCTTAAACTTGTAGTTGCGGCTAAGGACAAATTCTTTTCAATTATTGCTCACGATTTAAAAGGACCTGTAGGCAATTTAAATTCTTTTTTAAATTTTATGACAGAACAATCAGATAAAATTTCAAAAGAAAATTTTCAAAAAAACTTACATTTACTTCAGACATCCTCCCAAAATATTAAGGATTTGCTAGAAAATCTATTAACTTGGGCAAGGGCACAACGAGGGGACATTGAATATAATCCGGATAATTATGACATACTTAATCTAGTTAATTCAAATATTCATTTACTCGAATCTTCTGCTATCAATAAAAGCGTATCGATCATTAATAAAATACAGAATTGTATGAATGGTTTTTTTGACTATAATATGATCAATACTGTGTTTAGAAATCTATTGAGTAATTCAATTAAATATACAAAGTTCCATGGAACTATTACAATTATGGCTATTGAGTTGGAAAAAGAAATCGAAATTTCAATTCAAGATACTGGTGTGGGAATGAGTAAAACGATTGCTGAAGATTTATTTAGAATTGATGTGAAACATTTTAGCACAAGCGGTACAAACGGCGAAAAAGGCACAGGACTCGGACTAATTCTTTGCAAAGAATTTATCGACAAACATGGAGGCAAAATTTGGGCAGAAAGCGAAAAAGAAAAAGGTAGTACGTTTAAGTTTTTAATTCCCAAATTCTCAAAATAAAACTCTCTTCAAGCAAACTGGGAATTATCCTCTGAAGTATAATGACTAGTATACTACGTTGATCCTATTATTCCTTTGAATCTAACTATATTTTCTCTCTCATTCTTAATAACTAAGTTACTTCCTGTGCCTCTACTACAGCAATAGTAGTAAGGTTAATAATTTCTCTAACAGAACAATCTAAAGGTAAAACGTGCATTGGTTTTTTTAAACCTAATAATATTGGACCAATTACCTCCGCACCGCCTAATTCAAACATAAGTTTATAAGCAATGTTTCCGGAAGCAAGATTTGGAAATATTAATGTATTTACATTCTTATCGACTAACGTTGAAAATGGGAATTGTTCCTTTAATATTTCGTTATTCGTCGCAAAATTAGCCTGTAGTTCCCCATCTACTATCAAATCTGGATAACCTTTGTGTAATTGTGCGACTGCATCTCTGACTTTCGTTGGCTCAGAGTCAGTGCTAGATCCAAAATTGGAATAAGATAACATTGCTATTCTAGGGACAATACCAAATCGTTTAATTGCCTTTGCGGATAATAATGCTATATCCACTAAATCTTGAGTAGATGGATTTACATTTACAGTAGTATCAGCAAAGAAAAATGTTCCCTTAGCAGTTGTGATTATATACATTCCAGCAGTAATTCGTGCTCCATCTTCCATACCTATTATCTGTAAACTAGATCGAATCGGGCTCGCATAACTGCGAGTAATCCCTGCAATCATCGCATCAGCCATCCCAAACTCCACCATCATTGCACCGAAGTATTGTCTATTTTGCATTTTATGTTCTGCATCATAAAGAGTAACACCGCGCCTTTTTCTTTTTTCCAAAAATGCTTCCGCAAATTTATGTGCTAAATCTTCTGCTTCTTTCCCATGTGGATTTAGTATTTGCATTCCAAACAAATCCAGACTAAATTCTTTTGCGATTCCTTCAATTTTCTCTTTGTCGCCAAGTAGTATCGGAATAGCAACCCCGTCTTCTTTTAATGCAAGAGCCGCCTTCAGAATTTTATAATTATCCGCTTCTGCAAATACAACTCGTTTTGGGTTTCTTTTGGCTTTTTCTGTGAAAGTTCGAATTAGTTTATTGTCCTGTCCCATGAGGCTAATAAGAGATTGTTTATACTCCTCCCAATCTTTAATGGATTTTTTGGCGACACCTGAATCGATAGCCGCTTTCGCTACGGCAGGAGATACTATATAAATTAACCTTGGATCAATTGGTTTTGGAATTATATAGTCTCGTCCAAAAGAAAGATTTTTTGAATTATAGGCAAGATTTACAGACTCGGGAACTGGTTCTTTAGCTAGTGCGGCTA
Encoded here:
- a CDS encoding NADP-dependent malic enzyme — encoded protein: MSKPIIPAKIKKEEALDYHSSGKPGKIEVIPTKAHSTQRDLSLAYSPGVAEPCLEIAKNPDDVYKYTAKGNLVAVISNGTAVLGLGDIGPLAGKPVMEGKGMLFKIYAGIDVFDIEVDTKDVEVFIQTVKAIAPTFGGINLEDIKAPECFEIETRLKEELNIPLMHDDQHGTAIISSAALINACEITKKELSKIKLVVNGAGAAAISCAKLYVSVGVSKENILMLDSKGVITVDRTDIDDQKKNFAVKSSAKTLADAMKGADVFVGLSKGNIVTSEMVKSMAKNPIVLALANPDPEISYEEAVASREDIIVATGRSDHPNQVNNVLGFPYIFRGALDVMATKINEEMKRAAVYAIAALAKEPVPESVNLAYNSKNLSFGRDYIIPKPIDPRLIYIVSPAVAKAAIDSGVAKKSIKDWEEYKQSLISLMGQDNKLIRTFTEKAKRNPKRVVFAEADNYKILKAALALKEDGVAIPILLGDKEKIEGIAKEFSLDLFGMQILNPHGKEAEDLAHKFAEAFLEKRKRRGVTLYDAEHKMQNRQYFGAMMVEFGMADAMIAGITRSYASPIRSSLQIIGMEDGARITAGMYIITTAKGTFFFADTTVNVNPSTQDLVDIALLSAKAIKRFGIVPRIAMLSYSNFGSSTDSEPTKVRDAVAQLHKGYPDLIVDGELQANFATNNEILKEQFPFSTLVDKNVNTLIFPNLASGNIAYKLMFELGGAEVIGPILLGLKKPMHVLPLDCSVREIINLTTIAVVEAQEVT
- a CDS encoding hybrid sensor histidine kinase/response regulator — translated: MLNYKTENISSHILIVDDIGENLQVLGNILSKEGYDTSFALDGKQALSAIDKFLPDLILLDISMPIMDGFEVCKILKQEERTKNIPIIFLTAKTEIDNVIHGFSLGADDYVMKPFNSLELLARVRSHVDLKKSKDLILEQNNQLNDVVSQLSLKNEELKLVVAAKDKFFSIIAHDLKGPVGNLNSFLNFMTEQSDKISKENFQKNLHLLQTSSQNIKDLLENLLTWARAQRGDIEYNPDNYDILNLVNSNIHLLESSAINKSVSIINKIQNCMNGFFDYNMINTVFRNLLSNSIKYTKFHGTITIMAIELEKEIEISIQDTGVGMSKTIAEDLFRIDVKHFSTSGTNGEKGTGLGLILCKEFIDKHGGKIWAESEKEKGSTFKFLIPKFSK
- a CDS encoding response regulator, producing MIENTTILFIKNTLENTGEVSDFLQEAGYSILSIETSKLFISNLENTTPDLILYDLDNCENDLGIFKDYRFSIKKNIPIVFIFSNDNAKKFIREIQSEWIDILEKPINFNELLSRIRIQLELKLLRGRLSSIDINFETTSNEKRIELEKVNSLLRASDERWQFALEGSGDGVWDWNLATNEVYFSKRWKEMLGYTDKDMWDTYEEWTKHIHPEDVGWVTDSIQLHLYGDTPGYKSEHRVICKDGSYIWVLSQGKVITNDEGKPSRMVGTHTDISQRKENEKNLQKAKNEAEVANRLKSEFLANMSHEIRTPINAILGFSEILKDKLADNADILEYLLGIQKSGKNLINLINDILDIAKIEAGRLEFTYSPVNMLNVIGDIKQIFSIQTARKNLKLIVNLDSNLPETILLDDLRLRQILFNLIGNSLKFTEKGGVTINVHCSKNVSDSKYINLYLEVSDTGIGIPEKEIITVFEPFKQTHGQNASIYGGTGLGLSIVKRLVEMMNGSISLESQVGKGTKFTISLPNIELANNSISQKNDALFISRNTKFKKSKVLLVEDIESNRKVIEGYLQDSNLQIFEAYNGRIALEMLNEQNFDLILMDIQMPELDGASASIQIKQNEKHKEIPIIVITAYASKNDAIEFQTFAEGYLSKPMTKTTLIKEIAKFIPLEEYNENDTKKDIPEDFFALAQNLIAENKIPIEFIDKFILWYKNSEIARKSLNTNKLKICFLELKSLSTEYDLEIFNEFSDLQIKLINTFAISEISIQLSKLDEVYAQL